Proteins from a single region of Erythrobacter sp.:
- a CDS encoding bile acid:sodium symporter family protein: MAMLLRRLPLLTDPMIAVLVITTTLALVLPATGEERTIATHISNGGIFLLFLVNGMRIRRSEIARGMANWRFFGPLMLFVFGAMALAGVGFASIATGVLPPLVALGFIYLGCLPSTIQSATSYTSLAHGNVALAVVGAALINIAGVFISAPLFAVLGGGGAGTIGTEAVLRIGLILVLPFVIGQAVQPWVIDRLADQRARIVWLDRSVIGLAVYVAFSGAVEQGLARMFALADWAVLVALVLLLLALALGAAWTLGGLLGLPRADRITFLFAGSQKSVATGAPLAAILFPPAAAGFVIAPLLLYHLAQLVLAAPLAARLARG, translated from the coding sequence GCCGCCTTCCGCTGCTGACCGATCCGATGATCGCCGTGCTGGTCATCACCACCACGCTCGCACTGGTGCTGCCCGCGACCGGCGAGGAGCGGACGATTGCGACCCACATTTCCAATGGCGGGATATTCCTGCTGTTCCTCGTCAACGGCATGCGCATCCGTCGTAGCGAGATCGCGCGGGGCATGGCCAACTGGCGCTTTTTCGGGCCGCTGATGCTGTTCGTCTTCGGCGCCATGGCGCTGGCCGGCGTGGGCTTTGCCAGCATTGCAACGGGGGTGTTGCCGCCGCTGGTGGCGCTGGGTTTCATCTATCTGGGTTGCCTTCCTTCGACCATCCAGTCGGCCACCTCCTACACCAGTCTTGCCCATGGCAACGTTGCGCTCGCGGTGGTCGGCGCGGCGCTGATCAATATCGCCGGGGTGTTTATCAGCGCGCCGCTCTTCGCGGTGCTGGGCGGCGGCGGGGCAGGCACCATCGGCACCGAAGCGGTGCTGCGCATCGGGCTGATCCTCGTGCTGCCCTTCGTTATCGGGCAGGCGGTGCAGCCATGGGTGATCGACCGGCTCGCGGATCAACGCGCGCGGATCGTCTGGCTCGACCGGTCGGTGATCGGGCTGGCGGTCTATGTCGCGTTCTCGGGCGCGGTCGAGCAGGGGCTCGCGCGGATGTTTGCACTCGCCGACTGGGCGGTGCTGGTGGCGCTGGTACTGTTGCTGTTGGCGCTGGCGCTGGGGGCGGCATGGACATTGGGCGGGTTGCTCGGCCTGCCACGCGCGGACCGCATCACCTTCCTGTTCGCCGGATCACAGAAGAGCGTGGCGACTGGCGCGCCGCTCGCCGCGATCCTGTTTCCGCCCGCAGCCGCAGGCTTCGTGATCGCGCCGCTGCTGCTCTATCACCTTGCCCAGCTGGTGCTGGCTGCCCCGCTCGCCGCGCGGCTGGCGCGCGGTTAG
- a CDS encoding DUF475 domain-containing protein has translation MQTLLRYYGFSVIFTAICLALAGYYGFVSQGTLVGMAQVLWIVVILSVLEVSLSFDNAVVNASVLKEMDEVWQKRFLTWGIAFAVFGMRIVFPLAIVAIAAGIGPMEALDLSLNKPAEYERLVSSAHIGIAGFGGAFLAMVGMKFFFDADKDVHWIGAIERALSKVSNLPAIEIAILLLGMWGISALLPVEDAHTFLVSGMLGLVTFIAVEAVSHWLEMREEAARLAGAVVRSGFGGFLYLNILDASFSFDGVIGAFALSNNMIVIALGLSIGAMFVRSMTVHLVKQGTLAEYRYLEHGAFWAIVVLGAIMLVSAVVHIPETITGLIGAILIGLSFWWSVRHQKAEG, from the coding sequence ATGCAGACGCTGCTTCGCTATTACGGTTTCTCCGTCATCTTCACCGCCATCTGCCTTGCGCTTGCCGGGTACTACGGCTTCGTCAGTCAGGGCACGCTGGTCGGCATGGCGCAGGTGCTGTGGATCGTGGTGATCCTCTCGGTGCTGGAAGTCTCGCTCAGCTTCGACAATGCCGTGGTCAATGCCTCGGTGCTGAAGGAAATGGACGAGGTCTGGCAGAAGCGCTTCCTCACCTGGGGGATCGCCTTTGCGGTGTTCGGGATGCGGATAGTCTTCCCGCTGGCGATTGTCGCGATTGCGGCCGGGATCGGCCCGATGGAAGCGCTCGACCTGTCGCTCAACAAGCCGGCCGAATACGAACGGCTCGTGAGTTCAGCCCATATCGGCATCGCCGGTTTCGGCGGAGCCTTTCTCGCGATGGTGGGGATGAAGTTCTTCTTCGACGCCGACAAGGACGTGCACTGGATCGGCGCCATCGAGCGCGCGCTGTCGAAGGTGTCGAACCTGCCCGCGATCGAGATCGCGATCCTCCTGCTCGGCATGTGGGGTATCTCGGCGCTGCTGCCGGTGGAAGATGCCCACACTTTCCTTGTCTCGGGCATGCTTGGCCTTGTCACCTTCATCGCGGTGGAAGCGGTGAGCCACTGGCTTGAAATGCGCGAGGAGGCCGCAAGGCTGGCAGGCGCGGTGGTGCGCAGCGGCTTTGGCGGGTTCCTCTATCTCAACATCCTCGATGCAAGCTTCAGCTTCGACGGGGTGATCGGCGCCTTTGCCCTCTCGAACAACATGATCGTGATCGCGCTCGGCCTTTCGATCGGTGCGATGTTCGTGCGCTCGATGACGGTGCATCTTGTCAAGCAGGGGACGCTGGCGGAATACCGCTACCTTGAACATGGCGCCTTCTGGGCGATCGTGGTGCTGGGTGCGATCATGCTGGTCTCGGCCGTGGTGCATATCCCCGAGACGATCACCGGCCTGATCGGCGCAATCCTGATCGGCCTGTCCTTCTGGTGGTCTGTGCGCCACCAGAAGGCCGAAGGCTAG